The stretch of DNA CCAGCCACATTATCGTGCCCGCGTTTTGGACGCTTGTTTTTACAACGTCCCTTCTGTGGGGTTGTTATGAGTGGCCACCAGTAAAAGAAAACTTGGTGACGCATTTTAATTTCTTTTTGATTTTTCTTTTGGTCATAACCCTGACCAGTCGGAAGTTTTTTAAAGACACCGGTCTGCAAAACTGCCTTGAATATTCGACCCTCGTTTTTTGGGTTTTTGGGATATTGGCGGCGTCCCTGTCATTTGGAGCGAACTACAAACCTGGAGTGAGCTTCACGGCCATTATTCCACACCTGATTTTAAGCCTGGTGGCTTTAACTTTAGTACAGCTTTCCATCTTAAAGAAGATAGTTAAAACCATGTTCAGCATTATAATCATTTTGATGGCTATTTGTTCTTATTTAGATTTTCAAGTCATCCGCATGGACACCGTCCTTGCGCTCTTAGGAATTTTGGGATTGCTGGCTGGGGCGATCGCTTTTTACGCTGAAGGATGGCGTAAGATGTTCAACCTGATGATGGTCTTTATCGCCTTTAAAATCTTTGAAATTTTCGTACAAAACTCGACAGGGCTTTTAGCGACGGGTTTAGGCCTTTCAGCCGCCGGAGCTTTGGTTTTATTCGGTGTCTATGCTTGGAACAAAAATAAGGTCGTCCTTGAAAGCCGCTTGCAGGAGTTGATCAAATGAAGAAATTATTGCTGGCCTTAGCCATCCCCTGCTTAGCCCTTTTGTCGATGGCCGCTTATCATCAGACTCTGATTATGACCGCGCCCGAACATGAATTTGAAATTGAAGGGTATGATCCCCGCGATCTTTTATCGGGCCATTACCTGCAATTTAGAATCAAGTACCCGACAGAGATTAAATGTGAATATCCACAGCCTGCCCATATGTGTGTCAGCCCCACTGTTCGATTGATGACAGGAAATAATTTTGAAGGGTGTCGCCAGTGGATTACGGGCACGTGCAACTATGGCGTTTTTTCTGACAACCTGACCCGCTTTTATATTCCCGCAGATCGGGCCGCAATTTTAGAAGCCGCTGTGCAAAAAGGTCGAGCGACTGTCAAAGTCGCCGTGGCCCAAGGCAATGCCGTGATTAAAGATCTGCTCATCGACGGCAAAAGCTGGCAAAACATCAAATAGGCATTTTGATCCCACCATGTATTATGCCAAACTTGGCCGCAAAATATTGCGATCATAACAAGCTTTGCTCAAAATCGGGCCTAAGCTAGGAGGCTTGTCATGAGATCTTTTATTGTGGGACTACTTGTTTTTAGCATGACCTTTTTGAACTCTGTCAGTGGGTATGCCGCAGGCATCGTGACCTTACAAGAGTTGCAACAACAAAACCGCCTTGCCACGCAAGCTTTGCGTGAATTAGATCGCCCCGAAGTGCAAGCTCAACTTGCCGCTTTTGGGATTACTCCCGATGAAGCTAAAACTCGTCTGGCCGCTTTAAGTGATCAAGAAATCAAAGATTTGGTAAGCTCTCACACGGGTCAAAAAGCCGGTGGTGATATCGTTATCGGTCTGACGACGGTTCTTTTGATCATCATCATTATTTTGCTTTTAAGATAAAATGAAAATTTTAAGCCTGCTGTTGCCAGCCCTTTTACTTATGGGCTGCGCCACCAGCAAACATCGTTGGGCCCAAGATCTTACCGAGGAAGTTCCGCAAGAAAAGGTCTTGGATATTCCGTTCTTGGCCCAAGAAAAAAACATGTGCGGGCCGGTCGTTTTAAAAATGGCCACGAATTTTTCTGCACCTGAATACACTTTAAGCGATCTTAAAGAAATGACCTTTCGCGAAGAAGTCCAAGGCACGTTTCAAAGTGACATCCTTTCTGCCGCTCGTCGCATGGGCTTAACCCCTTACCGGGTTCCTTCATCCAGCGCGATGTGGAGTCAAATCCGTGATGGACGTCCCGTCATTGTTTTTCAAAACCTAGGGGTGTCATGGCTGCCGGCCTGGCATTTTTCGCTCTTAGTAGGATATGACTCGGTGAAAGACAAAGTTTACTTGCACACGGGCACCGAAGCCCTGCAAAGCATCGGGATTAAAAGATTTCAAAAAACCTGGGAGCGTGGCGGTTCATGGAGCTACGTGGTGACGGCCCCTGCAGATATTCCGGCCAACGCCTCTTTTGAAGAAGCCCTGCAAAACGCCATGCTTTTAGAAAAAATCGATCAGCAGAAACCAGCCGCTGAAGTTTATCAGCAAATGATCGTAAAATTCCCCACTCGCTTTGAACCTCACCTTGGATTAGCGCAAATCTATTACGCACAAGGAAACAAAAAAGCCGCTTTGAAAGAATCAGAAACCGCTTTAACAAAAAGTCCGGGTCATATTGCCTTGCTCTTTAATTTATCGATTTTATATTTTGAAAATGGCGCGCTGGAAAAAGCGCGAGAGCTAAAAAGAGAAACTCTGGCTCACGCCTCCCCTGAAGAGCGCGCCGCTTACGAGAATCGCTTTACTTTTTAGAAAATGAAAACCTAAAGTCCACCATGGCTTGCGCTTCGACCTGAAGATTTTTTAAGTAAGTGACAATTTCTTTCATGGCTTGAGCTTGATCCGCCCAGCTTACCGGCTTAGATAAAATCACCTGATCATAATCAGGTCCCGGATCCCAGCCTTCGCGGGCTTTAATAAAATCACGCGCGGTTGTACTTGAAGCTTTCGCAAAAGAGCTGTCTAAATTATCTTGAAACTGTTTTCTAAGTTCAGGGTCCAACTGAGGGTCTTGGGCCTGATAATAAGCGATCATAACGGCGATTTTTAAATTATAGGCTGGAAAGGCCGCTAAGGACTTGCCTGGGAGATACTGTATAAGCCCTCTCTCGGCATCAGTGAGTTCCCCGTAAAGCTCACCCCATTGCTGGTTCCAGTACAAAAGATCACGTGCGGTGGTATAATTTTTAGGATCTTGTAGCCAATTTTCTAAAGGACCGTACACCTTAAAAAACAATCCGCCTTGAGGGCCAGCAAGAAATGATTGATATTTTTTCTGGGTTTCAGAAAAATTCATTTGAGCAAAATCTTCTAGAGCCTTTTTTTGCAAAGAAACGGCTTCAGCTTCCGTGGTCCCAAAAAAATGAGAGAACTCGTGAATTATTAACGCCGCCAGTTCAGACTCGAAGTTACTTTTAGAAAGTTTTTTGCTAAGTAAAAGCGCACTGATACAAATCTGATTTTTTTGACTTGCATAGATGCTGCCATCTTTAGGCGTGCCGTTTTTATCAAAACAGGGCTCTGACAAACGAATCTCGATAGAGCCCTGCTTAAGAAGAACAACCAGTTGAGGGTTCAGGTCTGCTTGGTTTTTATAAATCCATGGAAAAACCCAAAAGCTCAACTCAGGGATTTTATCTGCAATTTCTTGAGCACTGACGTTAGAAGCTCCGAGAGAGTTTCCTCCGCCATCACTGACTCCACCTTGCCTTAAGGGATGGGCATCTGAGCGGATCGGCCCTAAAAAGGGTAACGTCACGAAAATCAAAACCAGCAAATGAGGGAATTTCATTACGGAGCCTCCGAATAAAAAGCTTTTCCCACCGCTCTATTGGCAGGTCAAGTCTGTTGGGCTGATAGAACCAGTTTTTTCATTTTGCGCATTAGAAAACTGCACCGCGAGTATCAATTTTTTCGGATTTTCTAAAACCAAAACCACCGCCGTCACATCACCACTGTCAGGACTTGTAATCAAAGCGGGTTGAGAACCATCCAAAGCCACCGGGCCTGCGTAATAAATGGGGTCACCCCCAGCCTCAAGCGTGAACTCGCCGTTGCGGGCCTGATCCACACTTAATTCAAGATTCAGGGTTTTATATAAAGGAAATGGCAGCATAGCAAAATGCACCCAGCCTTTGCCCGAACAATGAAGGGCACTCTTAGCGAACACTGGCGCTGCAAATACAGAAGCTAACAAACCTAGAAGAACTGCTTTTTTCATAAAGACTCCTTTTAGAAGGAACCTATTTCAGCTCAGAATTTAAGAATAGATTTTTTTATTGCAGTTAAACCACTATATTGGTAGTAACAATGCCAATAATGTCTAAGACGGTTTTTGATTTTGACTCTTACAAGAACTATTTGAATTTTCTCGTGGGACCACGAGAAAAGCGTGCGGGCTTGCGCTCCACCATGGCAAAGACGTTAAACTGTCAACCCACTTACGTTTCCCAAGTTCTATACGGCCATGCTCATTTAAGTTTAGAGCAAGGTGACAGCTTAAGTGACTACTTTGGGCATTCACGCGACGAAAAACATTTCTTTCTTTTGCTGATTCAAAAAGAACGTGCTGGCACCAAACGGTTAGAAGCATTTTTTGACGAGGAAATGCAGACCTTAAAAAATCGCCGTCTGGTTTTGACGGAACGCCTGGGGGCGAAAGGATCTTTAAATCAAGTTCAACAAGCAACCTATTATAGTTCTTGGCAATATGCCGCGATCCATATTGCGCTGACCATTCCTGATTTAAGACAGGTAACAAATTTATCTAAATTTTTTAATATCCCGCGAAAGCGTGTCGTGACGGTTTTGGATTTTCTTTGTTCCAGTGGTCTTGCCATTCAAAAAGGATCTGAATACCACGCCGGCAAAGTTCAAGTGCGTGTGGGAAACTCTTCCCCAGAAATTATCAAGCATCACACCCACTGGCGAATGCAGGCCATAGATTCTTTAGAGCGAGAAACTTTAAAGGAACTGCATTATTCCGGCATCGTCTCTTTAAGTAAAAAAGATGTTTTAAAAATCAAAGATCAGACCTTACAGTTCATTCAAGACGCTATCAAAGTCATTCGCGATTCCAAAGAAGAAGAGCTTTATTGCTTAAATATCGATTTTTTTAACGCTGGCAAAAACCCTGAGAAGATCACACTTGATGAACGATAGATTCCTGATTAAAGAAGAACAACCTTATATTCCGGAAGTTTTTTGGGCTCTTTCGGAGGTTCAAACATCTGCCAATACTGTTCTAAAAAATCAAAGTAGTCTTCAATTGTTTTCATTTTAGAACGTCCTTTATCTTTTTAATAACTTCCCACTCACCAAAAAGATCTGCATATTTTTTAACCCTGTTCAGGTCAAGCTGAGGAACGGCAAGCAGCTGTTGAATATCGGCTTTATCTTGAAGTTCGCGCGAAGGATCGTTTTTGTAAGCTTGAATTTTCAGACCAATTATATCTTCTGCCTTAAGCACGTAGACCCCTAGGGCAGAGTTTAATACCGCTTCTTTAAGCATTTCTTGGCTTAAAGGGCGATTGGCAAGAAGAATATCAATAAAACCCGGTCCACTAAATTGCAAAACTTCGGCCGATTCGTACTGGAGCTTATAACCTTTTTTGGACAGCAGCGCTTTGATCGCCTCTTTCTTCGTACCATCAGCAAGAAAATCGATGTCCGCCGTCGCACGATGATAACCATATACGGCTAAAGCAAAACCGCCAATCAACGCGTGAGCAATCCCATCGGCTTCTAAAATTGCATGCGCTTCATTAAGAGTTTTTCTAAGGTTGATCACTTTTAAATCCTACCAACGTCGTCCCGGAACATCAACCCGGAAGCTTTCAATAAATCCACCATCACGTTGCGTAACATAGACGGTTTTTCCATCAATGCCTCCAAATACAAGATTGGTTGGATGTTGGCCGTTGACGGAAATTTCTTGCACCAGTTCCCCTTGCGCAGAAATTTTGGCGATAACACCTTTGCGAATGCGCGCGACATAAATATTATCTTCGGCATCCACCTTAAGACCGTCAATTTCATGGCCTTTGAATTGGATTAACACTTCCGGATCCGTCAATTTATCGGCAATTTTAAAGCGATAGATTTTATTTGTACGAGAATCACCTAAAATGAGGGATCTTTCATCGGCACTTAAATCAATGCCGTTAAAAACTTCTTTTCCCTCATAGATCACCTCGGCTTCGCCGTTTTCAACACGCCAAATGCGACTGGATTTGTTTTTCCAGTTTGGATCTGACAAATAAAGCACTTCATTTTTAGACACGACAATGTCATTGGGCTGGCTCATACCGACGTTCTCGACATACGTTTCGACTTCTTTTGTTTTTGGGTCGATCGTCAAAACTTTGTGCCCGACATAATCAGCCACATAAATACGACCTCGCGGTGAAATCGCCGTGGCGTTCCCGACACTTCCTTGCGGCAAGCTTACAAACTTTTGACCCTGGCCTGACGGATTTACGATACCCACTGTTCCCTTTTCGCCAAAGTTCACCGCGAAGATATTTCCTTGCAGATCCACCGAAGGCCCTTCGATCCCAAAACCAAACTGGCCCATTTCTGATAACGGTCTGCTGATAAAAAGATCTTGGGGTATTTCAACAAAGCTTGACGGATTTCTTTGCCCCACACGCTCTAAATACTGCTCGCCCAAATAATATTTAGTTCCCGGCGCACAATCGCCGTTCATGTATTTTTTTGCTGGCTTATAAATTTCATAATAGCCGGGCATTTCTGACGGACGAGTATTGATCACTAATACTTCGTCTTTATTAGGAATCGCCCCGCAAGAGTTTTTATTGCGATCACGGATTTTCAAACTGGGTGAAGATTGCAGTTTGATACGGTACACGTCCCCCGGGATGATGGTTTTAATTAAAGTGTCTAAGTCCGCCACCACTTGGCGATAGCCGGCATCATTAGCTAAAAGATCAGCGGCATTCCCGGGCATAGGACGATCCACCCCCAAAGCGTGAGTGCGCTGATGGATGCGGCTTTCTTTTAAGTTTCCGGGTAAAAACCAGCTGTCTTGTTTAAGCATGTAATGCGCAACCGTGTGATCTTTTTCATCCTCGCCCATTTCTGGGGCTAAGTTAAAGTTGGAGTGACAACCCATGCAGTGACGCTCCACTAAGTTCTTACGAATGTTTGTTAAAAGCGCCGCATTTTTAGAAGACGCTTTAATCAAACCAATAAGTTCTTGGATGTCTTCCTCACTGCGGCTGTCGCAAGGTTCAGGCATGCGCACGGTGGGTGAATCATCTTTATCAATTCTTAAGATCGAAGCATTTTTATCTTCCACCACCCATAAAGAACCATCTTCAGCGACCGTCATCCCCACCGGTGCCCCTTGCGGGCGAACTCCCCCCACGCCGTACCATCCGGTGATCAGCTCTTCAAACTGCACGCCTTTGACGGATTGTTCAACGTCGGAAGTGACAAGCTTACGTCCACTGCAGTTTTGTCCGTAACTAAGAGCATTGGTATTGGCCACGGGAAAACCTTTGTCATCCACCCGCGCAAAAGCAATACGCGAACCTGTGGGCATATAACCATGCCATGTCACTAGCACCGTGCCTTTCAGCTCAGGAAAGCGGTCGGAGTTATAATATTTTAGATCCAGCGGTGAAGAATGCGGAGGAAACAACGTCAACGGTGGTTGATACGCGATCGATGCTTGGCCCGCACACAGATTTTTGTATTTGGTGTTTTTATTTAAGAAATCTTTAAAGTCCGGGCTGACACTGCGGTTGTTATAACAATACGGCCAACCATAGTTCATGCCCTTTTTAATCGAATTAAGTTCTTCATTTGGTTGTGCGGGATCCGGAAAATCCCGCGCATTTTCTCCTTGCAGGAAAGCATAACCTTCATTGGGATACATCGGATGAGTTAACATCGCGACACTGTTACGCAAACCCGTGGCTATCACTTCCATCGCGGGATTTTTATCCACCGCCGTGAGGGTTTTAAAAATCTTTCCCTGCTGTGGCGTGTATTTCCAAATCGCGGCGGTGGGCCGCGCTGATTCCGCCGCATAACAGCTTCCATCCGGACTTAAGTGCGCGCCACACGCATCCGTGGGTGCACCAATGTTAACGTAAATAGCGCCGTTGCGATCAAAGACGAATTGTTTTAAGGGATGAATGTTTTTAGCAATGGATTGTCCTGTCGGCATTGTAAAGGCCATGCCCGGCAGGTCTTTGATCACGACCTCCACAGTTTGCGCCGGCGTTCGTGAAAGTGGATTAAAGCGGAAGATCTTATCTTGAACGCCGACGTAAGCTTTACCATCGGGTCCAAATGCCAAGCCATGAGGGTAATCTAGTTTTTCTAAAAGGGTGCGCAAGGTG from Bdellovibrio bacteriovorus encodes:
- a CDS encoding PA2779 family protein; the protein is MRSFIVGLLVFSMTFLNSVSGYAAGIVTLQELQQQNRLATQALRELDRPEVQAQLAAFGITPDEAKTRLAALSDQEIKDLVSSHTGQKAGGDIVIGLTTVLLIIIIILLLR
- a CDS encoding SMP-30/gluconolactonase/LRE family protein, whose translation is MKKTNLILASIFILASCTHTGPKMTPVKELASGEAVSPYYETDFVGGWDNKSRFVASGSHISGYKITQETCGQGEVKLPRVSISTRSGYCVGIVAGQEQGLIAPRTIVPITGTKDFLLADFGGWVRNNGRIILIKREGGTYTLRTLLEKLDYPHGLAFGPDGKAYVGVQDKIFRFNPLSRTPAQTVEVVIKDLPGMAFTMPTGQSIAKNIHPLKQFVFDRNGAIYVNIGAPTDACGAHLSPDGSCYAAESARPTAAIWKYTPQQGKIFKTLTAVDKNPAMEVIATGLRNSVAMLTHPMYPNEGYAFLQGENARDFPDPAQPNEELNSIKKGMNYGWPYCYNNRSVSPDFKDFLNKNTKYKNLCAGQASIAYQPPLTLFPPHSSPLDLKYYNSDRFPELKGTVLVTWHGYMPTGSRIAFARVDDKGFPVANTNALSYGQNCSGRKLVTSDVEQSVKGVQFEELITGWYGVGGVRPQGAPVGMTVAEDGSLWVVEDKNASILRIDKDDSPTVRMPEPCDSRSEEDIQELIGLIKASSKNAALLTNIRKNLVERHCMGCHSNFNLAPEMGEDEKDHTVAHYMLKQDSWFLPGNLKESRIHQRTHALGVDRPMPGNAADLLANDAGYRQVVADLDTLIKTIIPGDVYRIKLQSSPSLKIRDRNKNSCGAIPNKDEVLVINTRPSEMPGYYEIYKPAKKYMNGDCAPGTKYYLGEQYLERVGQRNPSSFVEIPQDLFISRPLSEMGQFGFGIEGPSVDLQGNIFAVNFGEKGTVGIVNPSGQGQKFVSLPQGSVGNATAISPRGRIYVADYVGHKVLTIDPKTKEVETYVENVGMSQPNDIVVSKNEVLYLSDPNWKNKSSRIWRVENGEAEVIYEGKEVFNGIDLSADERSLILGDSRTNKIYRFKIADKLTDPEVLIQFKGHEIDGLKVDAEDNIYVARIRKGVIAKISAQGELVQEISVNGQHPTNLVFGGIDGKTVYVTQRDGGFIESFRVDVPGRRW
- a CDS encoding DUF6036 family nucleotidyltransferase, whose amino-acid sequence is MINLRKTLNEAHAILEADGIAHALIGGFALAVYGYHRATADIDFLADGTKKEAIKALLSKKGYKLQYESAEVLQFSGPGFIDILLANRPLSQEMLKEAVLNSALGVYVLKAEDIIGLKIQAYKNDPSRELQDKADIQQLLAVPQLDLNRVKKYADLFGEWEVIKKIKDVLK
- a CDS encoding PA2778 family cysteine peptidase, translated to MKILSLLLPALLLMGCATSKHRWAQDLTEEVPQEKVLDIPFLAQEKNMCGPVVLKMATNFSAPEYTLSDLKEMTFREEVQGTFQSDILSAARRMGLTPYRVPSSSAMWSQIRDGRPVIVFQNLGVSWLPAWHFSLLVGYDSVKDKVYLHTGTEALQSIGIKRFQKTWERGGSWSYVVTAPADIPANASFEEALQNAMLLEKIDQQKPAAEVYQQMIVKFPTRFEPHLGLAQIYYAQGNKKAALKESETALTKSPGHIALLFNLSILYFENGALEKARELKRETLAHASPEERAAYENRFTF
- a CDS encoding GDYXXLXY domain-containing protein yields the protein MKKLLLALAIPCLALLSMAAYHQTLIMTAPEHEFEIEGYDPRDLLSGHYLQFRIKYPTEIKCEYPQPAHMCVSPTVRLMTGNNFEGCRQWITGTCNYGVFSDNLTRFYIPADRAAILEAAVQKGRATVKVAVAQGNAVIKDLLIDGKSWQNIK
- a CDS encoding DUF2157 domain-containing protein, which translates into the protein MQSKLTEWQTQGLISQEQVDAIHRYEESLPRINWTQIGFLIMGVGTVALGLVALIGYNWHLIPNAAKLSVGFAILFGLAYLIYSPQGRTSVALQNGLISFFGLYCFAMIGLIAQIYNLSGPGYQTGLFWSAITLLIVTCASHIIVPAFWTLVFTTSLLWGCYEWPPVKENLVTHFNFFLIFLLVITLTSRKFFKDTGLQNCLEYSTLVFWVFGILAASLSFGANYKPGVSFTAIIPHLILSLVALTLVQLSILKKIVKTMFSIIIILMAICSYLDFQVIRMDTVLALLGILGLLAGAIAFYAEGWRKMFNLMMVFIAFKIFEIFVQNSTGLLATGLGLSAAGALVLFGVYAWNKNKVVLESRLQELIK
- a CDS encoding TIGR02147 family protein codes for the protein MSKTVFDFDSYKNYLNFLVGPREKRAGLRSTMAKTLNCQPTYVSQVLYGHAHLSLEQGDSLSDYFGHSRDEKHFFLLLIQKERAGTKRLEAFFDEEMQTLKNRRLVLTERLGAKGSLNQVQQATYYSSWQYAAIHIALTIPDLRQVTNLSKFFNIPRKRVVTVLDFLCSSGLAIQKGSEYHAGKVQVRVGNSSPEIIKHHTHWRMQAIDSLERETLKELHYSGIVSLSKKDVLKIKDQTLQFIQDAIKVIRDSKEEELYCLNIDFFNAGKNPEKITLDER